The sequence AATGTATTGGATTTTGATAGGtttatatatgtaatttcaaTTTAAATCTAGTTAGATTTTCcaattatgtatttttgtttgttcagATCACGTCACAAATTTCAAGACTTCTAAGTACGGAAACACATGCGTTTAGattacattctgaaaaaaaggtGATACTTATTGTAGAAAAGTTACTTAGGTACGATGTTTATAATCGCTAAAACTTGATAACAGTCCTTGTATTAAGTTAAATAACACTAATTCAATAGTTACTTGTAtgctaaatgtttatttgtcacaTGATGTTTTGACTTTCATTTTGTAAGGGAGAATTCAATTACAATATGTTCATTTTAACATTCTCCGCGTATTGTCATAtgcttacatgtatatatttttgatatgaaatatgatCAAATAGAGAAAACAGTATAATAGCCTTGTTTGAATTGTTTCGTTTTGTTTCTGCAAAGAAAGAACCTATGTATTTACTCATCTAGAAAGTATATCTAGTTGCCAACATAGGGGTCCGGTACGTGCTGAGATTAAGAAAATTTCTTTGTCAACATCAAAAtccaaaatctaaaaaaatccaaacataaaatataaaacgggAAATAACCCCCAAATACCAATTTAACATGCATGCTGCAGATTTCCATTCTATCGCGCCGCGATTACACATAATTAGCTCATATGTACAACGGCACACGTGTAAAGCCATTCaatttcagaaaatgtatacTTCTATCACATTTAAAAGTATCTTAAAGTCATAATTTACAATTTACTACACCATATGTAATGGTCTGcttcaaaaatatgttaaaatacaaaTTCAAAAATGCAGGAAAACTTGAATAAATCAAGTTAACGTTCTGTATATACGACCTATATTGGAATATTCCAATGTAATATGGGATGACTAATATGGGATAACTGTACCTTAGACGAtaaggaaaatattgaaatattgaaaattgcaGTACTAAGAGTATTCACTATGAATTCTATAATAGTAGGAGATCACATTATCTCTTCGTTGGACTTTAACTCGTTCATTTGTACGCAAAAATGATGTATAGGTTTTTTATTTCTGAAGACGTTGATTTGtaatatgtttataatgttaattcCGAATTTAGATTGTTAAGCGCACGTGAGGACGAGTTGGATATCTAGCTAGATACGTCTTCTGGATCAGCTCTCTTCTTTACTAATGAAAGCGGTTCTTCTTGGACATCTGTATAAAACCAGTCACAAGCATCGTTTGAACTGTATGGTTTTATATCTTTAATTGGCTGAGAGTATGATTTCTCATAAGGGTCTGCCAATATATTAGTGTGAAAGTGAACCTGATAAGGCGGCAATACAGTTGACTGTGATTGACGTAAGTGGTCCTCTGCCAGAAAATCATAAGGATTAGAATCTTTCTTTGTgcttttaagatattttggacATGGATCATCGAAGTGTCCTGAGTATGAACTGGTGCCTGAATGTATGTTAGCGTATTTTATGTAATTAGAGTCTGTAATTACCCGACTTGAAGATACACAGGAATACATAGATTGCGCTTCAAACGGTTGTCTATACGGAGCCTTATCCGATGACGTATTCTTCCCGCGAACGTATGATTGCTGCACAGTGGAAGGGTATCTCGTCCTGTGTTCTGATTGACTGTATGCTGTCATATATTCTGAGGCCGGATGTAATGGTTGATGACCCTCCCTGTATTTAATTTCAGCCTCAACCCCTGTGAAAGTTTCATCAAGTGATAGTCCGAACTTTGTCTTGATTAGATTTAATTCTTTCTGGAGCTGGTTGTTTTCTCTGGTCATTTCAATAAGTTGCTTTTTCAGAGCTAGACTGTGGTTACTCTTCTTTTGTCTGGACCTTCTTGCAGCGTCATTATTCCTAAGCCTTTTCACCCAGTAAGCATAATCTTTCTTACTTTCAGGAATGTATTCCTTCTGCCTACGTCTAGGAAAATAAACTATTGCATTAGAGTTATCATCGTAATCCTGGACAGCTGCAGACGATTTTACCAGGTAAACGGATTCCGTAGGAGACATGTCTGATTTCGAATGAGATGAGTTTGTCATAATAGTATATATTGCCGTCTTGGACTGATTCGAATCTGTGTATCTATCCATGTTGAAAGTTCACTAATTAAACATTGAGAATGAAATTGTCGGTAAAAAGTTATATAGAGAGGCTACCCGAAGCCGTTGCTATGTTGTGATTGTTCTTCTTACAAAACAATGGAAAGTCTGGAGCTGGCACTTGCACTTCTTGTTTGAATGTCTTTAACAGCCTGTAAACAAAAACGAATTTATTAATGACATGTCGAAGTAATAATGCGTTTACGGTATTGAAAACATCTGACAACATTTTTTTCGAATAAATGGAAGCCTATAAAACCATGTCAGTTCTCATTCATTCATCAtcaatcttatcttatcttatgttaTCACTTCTGGCAGTATGTGATGTATAAACTACCATCGCAAGTTGAAATCTAATTATACAGGGTTCAGAATACTTTCTGTACCAAAGCATTGTTTTCCAATAACTCTCACATTGCATATATTTATTTTCGGTACTTTTCTGTTGTTCCTTTGAAATTATTCATGCAATGTAGTAAGTTTTTTACCTTCTTCTTACACTTACATTTATTTTTGCCGCCCAGTCACATTTAGTTAGTCAGTAATTGATAATGTTATAGATAGTTGTTATGTTTCAATTCTGACATTAGTTACCATGTTGTATATTATTACAGATTCTAAcgcgacccgatttgttttcctattaaacaaagaagacagaaaaGTGTGTGTTATGATGCAACAGTTCTCTGTTTGtacgtcataattattacgtaAAACGTGTCAGTGgctcacttgaaaagaaacacaaacaaataagcaaTTATTTGGTGGATGTCTTCAAGGATGTACTTTATAattcttgataacgtgttagaatcgaaatgatatatctcaaatAGTGACTTGCTCTGGAATAAAAtgattgtttgtcgtttagatgcgtattattatatcactcgggctacgcccttcTTGTGTAATTCCTTCCCATCTggactccaaacaatgattttattcgacggcaaatcactgtttgggattaTATTATTTCGTAATTCCAAGCAATCCTGAGTAGGCAATCGAGATGAAAGACTACATCCTATTGATATCAGGCTTTAAGTGCTCGTGGAATTGGGGCTATGTTTGTCTTTAATATGGAGTTTCAAACAGAATCTTCCTCTCTTTAAATAAGTgattcattttaataatgttaaaagACACAAGACAAAGTTAAAAGTGCTTATAGAAGATTTTCTAAAGATGCACATAACAATAGCAAATTCTAAGTCAGGTGTGTACGAAATGATTGAAGTGAGCTTTTAGGAAGGCTGGATGTCCGTCAATCGACAAAAACTTCGCTTGtaatatagaatatttcatattAGGAGACAACCCAGTTGCCCGCCTTTGTGGCTGAAAAAATGAAACGGATGGGCATCTGGCATCTTAGAAGTGTATGCATTTACGCATTTATTCATTCATAACAGcccgtgagtcatcttacacccggggTTGTAATACGAGTTTTTGCGGCACAGGCAAAAACACCGGAAAATCCCGTCTCTTATGTGAAAACTATGGTTCTTTCATTGCGGCATTTTGCTTTTGTTCCTTTTTAGGGTGGCACGCATATTTATACTTACTTGACATGAATCGCGACCCCCAGTGCATTAAATGCATCCAAAGAAATAGGTTTCATTTCTGTACTTGACTAAACATGAATGAGGAAAGAGCcttttctaaaatatatatgctcAAAATTATTGACTGTCGGAGATACCCGGGTATACAATTTTCAGTCTCAAATATGTTGTGATTTTTGCCTTTGACATACTGACACCAGAAATGGTAGGAATATTTCACTGACTACAAGATACCATTTTATGATGTTTGTTTCATGTTCAAGTGTTATCCAGTTAATATTGATAGGAAAACGTTTCAAtacaaaagtaacattaattttttatcaattgACCATAAAGCAACACGTTTcacctactgaccacagacaaccATCGTATCAAATTTGAAAGCCATGGTCATAGTCTTTCTCTGTTTAGTTATTGAAATGTAGTCACTCTCAAAAGAACATCAACATACTAAACCCTTgaccaataggggtcatttgtgGTCATAGTGGTAATTATCCGAAATGTTTTACGActgtagaccaaagcattcttaaATCATTGATCGAAAACTGTTTTCGATTTAGAATCATTGTTAACTTGACCTTTACGTACTGACCCAAAATATACCCGGTAATAGTGATCATAATATATTGGCCACAGGCAATCGTGTTATGAAATTTGACTCCGTCATTCTACCGTTTAATTGTTTGAAATACCCTAAAGTCACTTTGACCTACATACCCAAAACATTAGGGTCACCAACTACCCACAGTCTTTatgctatgaagtttgaaaagatTTAACTCTTGCATTCTCTAGCAATTGGTCAAATACCGTTTTAAATCGTTGGATAACTGTTACCTTGACTGTTTCTTGACCTACTTTCAATATAAAGTgtgggtcatctactgaccttAGGCAACCGTTGTTTATTGACGGTCTACCCTGTAAGCGTTCTTACGATAATTGATCCTAAACAGTTGCCAGTTTTAGAACGTTGTAATATATAAAGCTATGGCTTATCGACCcaacaaatcaaaaattttaCTAACACTCAACCAGCGTGGGTACAAAACTTGATCGTAAGACATAACAGTGGTTCCGTTCTGATCggtaaagaaaaaacaacattacttTGAATCTTTAGAAACCAATTAATATTTTAGTTTGGTCATTCACTGGAAATTCAAAACCTGGTTCCTCCTTCATCATTTGCAGACCACTGAGTAACTGAATCACACAGAGTGCGTTGTGCTGTGCTAACATCCTGATAACTGTAAGGTGATTCACAACCTGGTAAGCGTAATTGTGTCTGTAATGTCCATTAGTAACCTGTAAATGCATACCTATGTCcatgtaagtttgcaaccattgccttatatacatgtattttctagcTGTTGTATgccactacacacacacacatgtgtATGTTTTTGGCAGAGATGTTATCGTCTAATTAAGAGATACTCTAAATACGAACTATATGCCTTGGTATTTTATGTAACAATAATGTGTATGACATGACTGTAAGTATTTACTTTAAGTATTGTTCATATTTTGTACTTTCAGGATGCGTTTATTACCACACACCGCACTAAATGATTATAAAGATGCCAATTTTAAAATACTTCCGAGTTGCTCATTTGCTGAACAATGGACTAACGAATAACCAATCCATTAAACCACTTTTAGCCTTACTtccaaataacaaataaaaataatagtaaaacctaACAGAGTGACACTACCATTCAAAGTTTCTACATTCTATTTAATAAACCTTTATTCGTTAAAACGTTACATACatttaaagggtaaggaaagcctgtCAATAAGTTAATCCTCAaacctttcataacgctgaaagaatttttaaaatcggaccactattgaaaaagatatggcagtttgaaattttaaaaaatggctgatcatggaggcggccattttagtgtgtttatgacgtcatttacacactgaattctttatttagcaaataaccttttaaatagattaatttcctATGTTTCTtcagtgtaagatgtaaaacatggtaatttctttcattataccTCGAAAAAGTAGAGAAACTATTTTACAGGAATatgtaaatacagttcaaatatgtattaagaaatttaataaatccgccattttgttttttgttgccatggaaacaaaatggacgccattttgataaaatatttaaatgctcataactttttcATTCTTAAACCGATTTTGAAAATGCTTTCACTTTCATTCTtttaatgatttaagaaatcctagcagatgaATTTAACATGAGAACAACATTGTCTTTCCCTTTAAGCACGAAATAGTCGCGAGGCAATTCGTTCAAATATGTGCGAATCATAAGTTGGAACTCAAGCCAAAGTACTGTTACAGTAAACAAACATTAGATACAATCAAATGATTATTACTGTTTTGTCAAAATAGAACTATCAACAATAGTACACAGCTTTACTGAACTTGTAACTTACGTTACCATGTTACGTTTGTTACCAGAGAATGACGGAAATAAAAACTTCCGTTAATATCCCATATGACTCAGTTTAAATTCTACCGTGATATATGTGATAAAGTACCGCTTCTAtctattgtatatattatatcaatgatataatataatattatgatatagaCCTCAAGGtggatttattttgtttatcatttcaaaagCGGCAGTGACATTCACTCCTTTATAACATGAACTATTTGTATATTTCAGTAATATTGTGTTTAAATGATCAAGTCAAATAGTTCACAGTTTATTTCAAAAAGCATGAAGGCCACCAGCTCATacacacaattttatatatttagtacattAATTTTTGATAACTAAGGCCACATTTAGATAaagataaattcattttctgCCCTGAATGTGAACGAGGCAGTTTAAAGACTACTAAGATAACAAACTGTTTCTTTAATTCTTTCAAATGACATATAAACGATACATTGGGCATTAAATAATCATTCAAAGAACAGCATTGTAATCATTGCAAGaagtaaataaaattgtaatttaGAATTGGTGGATATTTTATCAGTAATAATCATTCTTCACATGTTATTTGCATACTTTAAAAACAAGTCTACCATTGAAAATTACCTTTTGTTCAAGATTACGAGATAAAAAATTGTAGTTAGATAGTAATGACAGTATGTCTGATAGTTGGACAATTGTTAATTGATAAATTATGTGAACATTGCCACATTGTGATAGTTAGCCCAAATCCAAGAAAACAATATCTTACTGATACAAATTATATAATACATGCGAAATCTGTATGTATGCCTATAAATGCAATACCCCGGATAAATAAGAAGCTACAAAGTTTATAAATATGGCACAGATTAAAATGTGATGAAAATTTATGACAGTTTACACAATTCAGACTAATGACAAGAATAAATAACGCACCTTTCAAACACATTAATGCTTTTTCTTTCCGTCCACTGCAGTGCGTTGCCGATCCAAGGTTTGTTGCTGCAAAGCCTGTCTTGCCATGAACCACTCAGAAGAACTCGTcatgtatatgtaaat is a genomic window of Mercenaria mercenaria strain notata chromosome 18, MADL_Memer_1, whole genome shotgun sequence containing:
- the LOC128550533 gene encoding nuclear factor interleukin-3-regulated protein-like — its product is MDRYTDSNQSKTAIYTIMTNSSHSKSDMSPTESVYLVKSSAAVQDYDDNSNAIVYFPRRRQKEYIPESKKDYAYWVKRLRNNDAARRSRQKKSNHSLALKKQLIEMTRENNQLQKELNLIKTKFGLSLDETFTGVEAEIKYREGHQPLHPASEYMTAYSQSEHRTRYPSTVQQSYVRGKNTSSDKAPYRQPFEAQSMYSCVSSSRVITDSNYIKYANIHSGTSSYSGHFDDPCPKYLKSTKKDSNPYDFLAEDHLRQSQSTVLPPYQVHFHTNILADPYEKSYSQPIKDIKPYSSNDACDWFYTDVQEEPLSLVKKRADPEDVSS